The genomic window CGGCGGGCTGGCCCTCCTTCGTGGCGTTGGCGACCCACATCCGGCCGGTGGTCGTCTCGAAGAGGACGGAGTGGAGGTTCGACTTCATGGCCACGGGCCGGTCCATCAGGTGCCGGGCCGACTCCGCGTCGAACGTCCCGTGGCCGGCCTGCACGCGGCGGACGAGCTCCTTGTAGCGGTCGCCCGCGGAGAGCAGCACGGCGTCCTTCACGGCGGCGGGGAGCTTCTCGTTGCCCTCGCCCATCTTCACGACGTGGAAGGCATTCCACGACGCCTCCATGCCCACCCCCTGCCCCGTCTTGCCGTCGGCGATCACGAAGTAGTACTCGCAGGTCCGCGGGTGGTCGCGGAAGACGGCGATCGCCTGGTCCAGGGTGTTCGCCTCCTCCAGCACCATCCGCATCAGGAAGGCCATCGGCACGCCGTCCCAGTGGCCCAGGCCCTTGCCCCCCATCTCGCCGATGGAGACCTTCAGGGCATTCATCCCCGTGACGGAGCCGACGAAGCCCGCATACGTCACGTTCACGAACGGGATGCGGCCCTCGGGCTCGGCGATGGTGAGCACGGCGTGGTCCTGGAGCCGCCAGTCGCAGCCGTAGTCGAGGATCCGGCCGTGGTAGAGCGTGCCGTCCTTCGTCGCGGAGCCGGAGATCGCGAAGCCCGAGCAGTGGAAGAGCTCGGGGATGAAGTTCGCCGTGACGATGTCCTGCACGTCCATCCCCGCGCCGTCGGCCACGCCCCGCATCTCCTCGAAGAACCGCTCGGGGATGAGCTTCTTCTGCCGCGCGGCGATGCCGGCGATGACCTTCTTCGGGTCCAGCAGCTTCAGGCCGGCGAGCTCGACCTTCATCTCCTTCCCCTTCTCCTCGAAGAGGAAGCGGACGTTCTCGCGGATGTCGTCCTTCAGCAGGGCCCCCTGCTGGTAGCCCATCTGGTAGGGCGTGCCCTTGACGTGCAGCACGCGGTAGCCGTTCACTTCCTCCAGGAACCCCTCGCCGCAGCGGGCGATCGTCTTCGTCTCGGCCCGCGAGGGCGACGAGGCCGAGCCCGCGATCAGGACGAGCACCGCGATCCGCATCGACTTTCGCAGCATGGCCGGGATCCTTCGGATTTCGGGTGGCGGAGGACGACGCCGGGGATGGTGCCTTCCTCTATATCCGAAGGGCGGCGGGATGCCAACGGAATAGCCGGGATTGATCGCGGGGATTGGAGGAGGAACAGTGAGACAGGATCCGAGCCCCGTGGGAGCCGGCTCCGTCCGGCGACCGCGCCGGCCAAGGCCCGCCCGGTCGCCCCGTAAGAAGGGCCTCCGTACGCGAGCGGGCGGACCTTGGCTCGCACAGGCTCACCCGGTCGCCGGACGGAGCCGGCTCCCACGGGATGAGCCTCATTCCCGCGGTCCGGCCTCCAGGCATTGGCTCACCCGGTCGCCGGGCGGGGCCGGCTCCCACGGGGTGAGCCTCATTCCCGCGGTCCGGCCTCCAGGCATTGGCTCACCCGGTCGCCGGGCGGGGCCGGCTCCCGCGGAGGTGAACCTTGCGTCCGTGCCCCGCTACGGGTCGCCCTCACTCCCACTCGATCGTCCCCGGGGGCTTGCTGGTGACGTCGTAGACGACGCGGTTGACGCCCTTGACGGAGTTGATGATCCGGGTGCTGGTGCGCGCCAGCAGGTCATGCGGCAGGCGCGACCAGTCGGCGGTCATGAAGTCCTCGGTGTCGACGGAGCGAATCGCGATCACGTCTTCATAGGTGCGGGCGTCGCCCATGACGCCGACGGACTGGATCGGCAGGAGGACGGCGAAGGCCTGGGCGACCTGGCGGTCGAGGCCGGCGATCTTGAGCTCGTCGAGGAAGATGGCGTCGGCCTGGCGGAGGACCTCGAGCCTCGGCGCGGTGACCTCGCCCAGGCAGCGGACGGCCAGGCCGGGGCCGGGGAACGGGTGCCGCCAGACGAGGCTGTCGGGGAGGCCGAGCTCCAGGCCGAGGCGCCGGACCTCGTCCTTGAAGAGGTCGCGGAGCGGCTCGATCAGCTCGAAGCCGAGCTCCTCCGGCAGGCCGCCGACGTTGTGATGGATCTTGATCGTCGCGGTCGGGCCGTCGGGCTCGCCGCCGCTCTCGATGACGTCCGGGTAGAGCGTCCCCTGCGCCAGGAAGTGGGCGCCGGAGATCGACTTCGCCTCGTCCTTGAAGACGTCGATGAACGTGTGGCCGATCCGCCGCCGCTTCTCCTGCGGCTCGGTCACGCCCTCGAGCGCCGCGAGGAACCGGTCCGCCGCGTCCACGACGCGGAGCTCGGCGCTCGTCCGCGAGCCGAACTCCTCCGCCACGGCCACGCGCTCCCCGGCGCGGAGCAGGCCGGTGTCCACGAAGACGCAGACGACCCGCGGGCCCAGCGCCTTCGCCAGGAGCGCCGCGCAGACCGCCGAATCGACGCCGCCGGAGAGGCCGCAGACGACCCGCTCGTTCGGGCCGACGCGGGCGGAGATCTGCTCGATGGAGCGCTCGATGAAGGCTTCCATCGTCCAGAGCTTCGGGTTGCCGCAGACCCGGTCGAGGAAGTTGCCGAGCATCAAGGACCCGTAGGCCGTGTGCGAGACCTCGGGGTGGAACTGCATCCCGTAGAACGGGAGCGACTTGTGCTTCGCGGCGGCGACGGGGCAGGTCGAGGTGACGGCCAGGGGGACGAAGTCGGATCCGGCGTCGTGGACCTGGTCGCCGTGGCTCATCCAGACGATCGACTCGCGGGGGACGTCCCTGAACAGGGGCTCGGCCGGGTCGAGGATCCGGCACTCGGCGCGGCCGTACTCGCCGCGGGCCGTGGAGCCCTTCACCTTGCCCCCGAGGACCTCGGTGGCGAGCTGCATGCCGTAGCAGATCCCGAGCGTCGGGATGCCCATCCGGAAGAGCTCCGGGTCGCAGTGCGGCGCCCCCGGCTCGTAGACGCTCCTCGGCCCGCCGGAGAGGATCAGGGCCAGCGGGTTCAGCTCGCGGACCCGCTCCGGCGTGATGTCGTGCCGGACGATCCGCGCGAAGGCGTGCCGCTCGCGGACCCGCCGGGCGATGAGCTGGACGTACTGCGCTCCGAAATCGAGGACCAGGACCGGCCGCGACGAGGGGTCGTTGGGCTCCATGCTCATCCGCGTCTCTCTGGGGGCCACCGGCGGGCTCGCGGAACGTCCCGCAGGCCGCAAACCGTCAGTCTACCAGGAAGGCGGAGGGACGAGAACCCGAATGCGAGGCATCCGATCGAGCGATCCGGTCGCCATGGCCCGGCCTGGACGTTCGCGGAACGTCCTACAAATAGGTGACCACCCGCGTGAGCGGGTGGTTCAAACGGGCGAAGCCTCCAGCCTCGGGCGTGAGCCCGACCGGCATGCGGCGATGCGGACTCACCGAACCGGCAGGCCACGCCGCCCGGCTCCGGATCGCACTGACGTGCGAGGCTGGAGGGCTGGCGCCCCGTCCGAACCACCGGCTCACGCCGGTGGTCACGCGCCCCGGGAGACTCCCCGAGGGGCTCTCTCGACGCTCACCGGAACAGCTTCTGGGCGAACCAGTACAGGTTGTTCCGCCACTCGGTCGGGTCGTGGGCGTGGCCGTCCACGTGCCAGACGTGGGGGACGCCGTTCTCCTTCAGGTAGGCGTGGACGCCCTGGCTGATCCGGATCAGGCCGTCCTTGTTGCCGCAGGCGACCCAGAGGAGCTTCAACTTCTCCTTCGCGGCCGAGGGGTCGGGGAGGAGCTCCTTCGCGGGCTTCGTGTTGGGGGCGGAGGAGAAGCCGCCGACCCAGCCGAAGGTATCGAGGTGACCCAGGCCGAAATTCAAGGACTGCCCGCCGCCCATGGAGAGGCCGGCGAGGGCCCGATGCTCGCGGTCGGCCTGGACGGAGTAGCGGGACTCGATGGTCGGGATCACGTCCTTGAGCAGGTCCTGCTCGAAGGCCGCGAACGCCGGGGCGGAGGCGTAGATATTCCCCTCGGGCCGGTCGTTCTTCTGGGCCCGGCCGTTGGGCATGACGACGATCATCGGGACGGCCTTGCCCTCGGCGATCAGGTTGTCGAACAGGTGGGCCGGCCTGGCGAACCGATTCCACTCCGTCTCGTCGCCGCCGATGCCGTGCAGGAGGTAGAGCACCGGGTACTTCTTCTCGGTCGTGTAGCCGGGCGGCGTGTACACGTTCATCTTGCGGGTCGCGCCGACGGACTTCGACTCGTAGGAGATCATCTCGAGCTTGCCGTGCGGCACGTCGCTGCGCTCGTCGGTGATCCCCGAAGGAGGCTCGGGGAACGCGGCGACGTCGTCGGGGTTGAGCGTGATCCGGCCGAAGTCCGGCCGGCCGTTGCGGCGGCCGGTCGGCTCGCTCGGCGGGGTCGGCGTGGAGGCGAACAGGAGAGGGGCGAACTCGTGCAGGCAGCGCCGCCAGGTCAGCCACTCGTGCGACGTGCCCGGCGACTCGTAGTAGACGTGCTTGATGCCCGCCTTCTCCAGCGCCTTGTGATACTCATTCACGCTCCTGTACATGTTCGCCGGCTCGGTCGTGCCGATGCCCAGCCACAGGACGTGCATCTTCTTGTTGAACGCGTCCGCGTCGGCCATCACGCCGCCGTGGGCCGTCTTGGGGTCGAAGCCGCCGCCGCCGAACCCGCCGCCGCCCCCGCTGAAGCCGCCGAGCGAGCTGAACAGGTCCAGGTGCTTCATGCCGATCATGAAGGTCTGCATCCCGCCCATGGAGAGGCCGGCCATCGCCCGGTGGTCCCGGTCCGGGATCGTGCGATAGGTCGCGTCGATCATCGGGATCAGGTCCTTGACCATCACGTCCTCGAACGCGCCGAACATCCGGCTGAAGTCGAATCGCGGCGGGCCGGCGTTCGGAGCGGGCGCGGGGGCCGGCGCGGCGCCCTGCCCGGGCGCGGCGTTCGGGGCGGGCGCGGGCGGGGCCGGGCGCGGCGGGCCCATCGGCATGGGCGGGTCGCCGGGCCGGCGGGCGTAGCCCTGCTCCATGACCACGATCATCGGCTTCGCCTTGCGCTCGGCGAGCAGGTTGTCCAGGATGAAGCTCATGTGGCCCTGGATGGGCCAGCCGCGCTCATCCTCGCCGCCGCCGTGCTGGAGGTAGAGCACCGGGTAGCGGGTCTCGCGGTCGGCGTCGTAGCCGGGCGGGGTGTAGACGAAGATCCGCCGCCAGTCCTGGGTCGTGCTCGAGTGGTACCAGCGCTCGCGGACCTCGCCGTGGGGGACGTCCTTGGGCAGGTAGTAATCGACGCCCTTCTCGGGGATCTCGATCCCGCTCGTCTGCTTGCCGGTCCCGTAGAAGGTCTCGCTGGAGGGGTCGTTGACCTCCGCGCCGTCGATGAAGACGCGGTAGTAGTGGAAGCCCGGCACCTGCGGCTCGGTGGTCGCGGTCCAGAATTCGTCCTCGCCCTTCGTCGCCGGGTAGCGCTGGGCGTCGAAGAACCCGAAGACGACCTTCTGGGCGTCGGGCGCCTTGATGCGGAAGGTGACCCGCAGGTCGTCGTGGACCCGGGGGTACTGCTGGCCGCGGATGTTGGTGGAGGCGGGCACCCCGGCGGGGGGCTTCGGAGCGTCCGGCTGCGGCTGCTGGGGGGCCGCCGCCAGGAGCAGGGGCAGAAGGCCGACGAACCAACCACGGTTCATGAGAGGGACTCCCGTACGGGACCGATCGGGGACAGGTTGACGGACGGCGTTGCAACGATCGACGAGGCGAATGGATCGACGGAGTCGCTGAGGGCGATCGGGGCGCGAGACGGCCGAATGCGCAGATCGTCCGGGGGGCCCGGGGCTCACCCGGTCGCCGGACGGAGCCGGCTCCCACGAGGTTCCCGTCCCGGCCGATCCCCGCCTCGGCTCACGGCCTGGCGAGGACGTCCAGGACGGCCCCGAATGCGGGCTTCGGTTTGAGCTGCCGATCCCACAAGAGGGGGTGGTTGGTCCGGCCGCGGACCGGGAAGCCGTTGAGCCAGGACGCCCCGTCGTGGACGCCCCAGAACGTGACGCGGTTGACCACGCCGGGGCGCTTGAGGACGACCTCGAAGAGCCTCGCGTAGAAGCGGGCCTGGGCCTCGGCCACCGCCGGCGGCAGGCCCTCCTTGTAGGGATTGTCGCCGCCCTTCTCGAGCGCGCCGATGTCGGCGACGCGGCCGCGGCGGGGCAGGACGTCGACGTCCAGCTCCGTGATCGCGACCTTCACGCCCTCGGCGGCGTAGGCGGCGATCGACTGGTCGAGCTTGTCGATGGCGTCGGCGTCGGAGAGGACGAAGTGGCACTGCATGCCGACCGCGTCGATCCGCACGCCCTTGGCCTTCAGCTCGCGGACGAGGCGGACGGTCTTCTCCCGCTTCACGGGGTTCTCGTTGCTGTAGTCGTTGTAGTAGAGCTCGGCGCCGGGGTCGGCCGCGTGGGCGAACTCGAACGCCTTGGCGATGTAGTCGTCGCCGATCGCCCGGAGCGCGGGCGTCTTGCGGAGGTACTCGTCCTTGGCGTCGCTGATCGCCTCGTTGACGACGTCCCAGCCGATGACCTTCCCCTTGAAGTGGCCGGCCACCGCGTCGATGTGGTCCTTGAGGTTCTTCAGCGCCTGATCGCGGGGCAGCGGCTTGTTGTCCTGCCCGCGGAAGAGCCAGGCGGGCGCCTGGCTGTGCCAGCAGAGGTTGTGGCCCACCAGCTTCATGTCGTGCGCGCGGGCGAACTCGACGAACCGGTCGGCGGCCTCGAAGCGGTACTGGCCCGGCTGGCGGCTCAGGCTGGCGGGCTTGAACTCGTTCTCGGCGGTGAGGCTGTCGAACTGCGACGCGACGAGGCCCGCCACCTTCGGGTCATTCAGCCCCCACGACGAGACCGCCGCGCCGACGAGGAAGCGGCCCCTCGCCGCGTGCCGGAGCGTCTCGCCCGCGGAGGGGGACGCGGCCGGCGCGGCCGGCGCGGCCTTCGGGTCGGCGGGCTTGCCCCCGGGCTGGCCGAGGGCCGCGGGCCCTCCGGCCGCGATCGCGGCGAGGGAGAAGATCGCGAACGACGCGCGGAGCAGTCGGCGCGGGCGTGGGCGGCCCATGGCGGTCACGTTGGAGCCCCTTTCTGCCGGGATGTTCGGTCGATCGGTCGGGAGCGGGCCCGGGCACCGCGGCCACTCGCATGCGACCCCCGCGGGCGGACCAGGCAACCGTTTGCGTTGCGAGTGTAACTTGACATAGCGTCGTGTCAACGAGATGATGCCCCGAGATTCCCGGGAAATCCGATCGCGGCAAACGCTTGCCCTCATGGTCGCGGGGCGGCCCCTCGCCGGACGTCCCGGGCGCGCGAAAGGGCCCTCGTGCGAAGCCGTCCGACCCTCTCCGACGTCGCCAGGGAGTGCGGGGTCACGCCCTCGACGGTGAGCCGGGTCCTCAACCGGAAGGCGAGCTTCTCCACGAGCGCGGCGGTCCGCCGGAAGATCGAGGACGCGGCCGAGCGGCTCGGCTACGTGCCGGACCTCGCGGCGCGGAGCCTGAACCAGCGGACGACGCGGATCATCGCCATGTTCGCCTCGCCCTCCACCCACCTCGCCGAGGGGATCTACGAGCCCCTCATCGAGGGGAGCCTGGAGGTCCTGCACGCGAGCGACTACGACGTCTTCTTCGACCTCAGCGCCGGGCGCAGGAACCGCGTCCCCTTCTGGCGGTTCGACGGGGCGCTGCTCCAGCAGAGCCCTCGGCCGGAGACCGTGGAGGAGCTGGACCTCCGCCGCGTCCCGTACGTCTGCGTGAACGAGGCGGTGGGCCGCCCGGTGGCCCAGGTGCTGGCCGACGACCGGATGGGGATGCGCCGGGCCGTCGAGCACCTGGCCCAGCTCGGCCACCGCCGGCTCGCCTACGCCAACGCGAGGGCGGCGTACCTCGCCCACTACTCGATCGCCGAGCGGCACGAGACGCTGCTGGCCGTGGCGGCCGAGCTCGGCCTGGAGGTCGTCCCGGGCCACGGCCCGCCCTTCGCCGACGGCGCGGGGTTCCTCCGCGGGGCGGTGATCGGCGGCCGGGCGACGGCCGTGATCGCCTACGACCACCACATCGCGGTGACGCTCTACGGCGTCGCCGAGGGGCTGGGCCTGCGGATCCCGCGCGACTTCAGCCTGATCGGCTTCAACGACGTCTTCCCGGCCCCCCTGCTGCCGACGCCGCTGACCGCGGTGAGCGTGCCGGCCCGGGAGATGGGCCGGTGCAGCGCCCGGCAATTGCTCAACAGCCTGGCGGCGGCGGAGCCGGCCGCGACGAGGGAGATCCGCCTGGCGGAGGACCTCGTCGTGCGCCGCTCGACGGCCCCGCCGCCCCCCGATTGACGAGGCCCAAGGCCGCACGGAGAAATGCACATGAAAACGTTCTTTCTGGCAATCCTGGCGGCCCTGGCGCCCGCGAGCCTCGCGG from Aquisphaera giovannonii includes these protein-coding regions:
- a CDS encoding C45 family autoproteolytic acyltransferase/hydolase → MLRKSMRIAVLVLIAGSASSPSRAETKTIARCGEGFLEEVNGYRVLHVKGTPYQMGYQQGALLKDDIRENVRFLFEEKGKEMKVELAGLKLLDPKKVIAGIAARQKKLIPERFFEEMRGVADGAGMDVQDIVTANFIPELFHCSGFAISGSATKDGTLYHGRILDYGCDWRLQDHAVLTIAEPEGRIPFVNVTYAGFVGSVTGMNALKVSIGEMGGKGLGHWDGVPMAFLMRMVLEEANTLDQAIAVFRDHPRTCEYYFVIADGKTGQGVGMEASWNAFHVVKMGEGNEKLPAAVKDAVLLSAGDRYKELVRRVQAGHGTFDAESARHLMDRPVAMKSNLHSVLFETTTGRMWVANATKEGQPAAEQPYHAFDFPGLLKHRADPSTPALPAPPSSAPPQASPRRAAQAGTPAAAVR
- the guaA gene encoding glutamine-hydrolyzing GMP synthase — its product is MEPNDPSSRPVLVLDFGAQYVQLIARRVRERHAFARIVRHDITPERVRELNPLALILSGGPRSVYEPGAPHCDPELFRMGIPTLGICYGMQLATEVLGGKVKGSTARGEYGRAECRILDPAEPLFRDVPRESIVWMSHGDQVHDAGSDFVPLAVTSTCPVAAAKHKSLPFYGMQFHPEVSHTAYGSLMLGNFLDRVCGNPKLWTMEAFIERSIEQISARVGPNERVVCGLSGGVDSAVCAALLAKALGPRVVCVFVDTGLLRAGERVAVAEEFGSRTSAELRVVDAADRFLAALEGVTEPQEKRRRIGHTFIDVFKDEAKSISGAHFLAQGTLYPDVIESGGEPDGPTATIKIHHNVGGLPEELGFELIEPLRDLFKDEVRRLGLELGLPDSLVWRHPFPGPGLAVRCLGEVTAPRLEVLRQADAIFLDELKIAGLDRQVAQAFAVLLPIQSVGVMGDARTYEDVIAIRSVDTEDFMTADWSRLPHDLLARTSTRIINSVKGVNRVVYDVTSKPPGTIEWE
- a CDS encoding alpha/beta hydrolase-fold protein, whose translation is MNRGWFVGLLPLLLAAAPQQPQPDAPKPPAGVPASTNIRGQQYPRVHDDLRVTFRIKAPDAQKVVFGFFDAQRYPATKGEDEFWTATTEPQVPGFHYYRVFIDGAEVNDPSSETFYGTGKQTSGIEIPEKGVDYYLPKDVPHGEVRERWYHSSTTQDWRRIFVYTPPGYDADRETRYPVLYLQHGGGEDERGWPIQGHMSFILDNLLAERKAKPMIVVMEQGYARRPGDPPMPMGPPRPAPPAPAPNAAPGQGAAPAPAPAPNAGPPRFDFSRMFGAFEDVMVKDLIPMIDATYRTIPDRDHRAMAGLSMGGMQTFMIGMKHLDLFSSLGGFSGGGGGFGGGGFDPKTAHGGVMADADAFNKKMHVLWLGIGTTEPANMYRSVNEYHKALEKAGIKHVYYESPGTSHEWLTWRRCLHEFAPLLFASTPTPPSEPTGRRNGRPDFGRITLNPDDVAAFPEPPSGITDERSDVPHGKLEMISYESKSVGATRKMNVYTPPGYTTEKKYPVLYLLHGIGGDETEWNRFARPAHLFDNLIAEGKAVPMIVVMPNGRAQKNDRPEGNIYASAPAFAAFEQDLLKDVIPTIESRYSVQADREHRALAGLSMGGGQSLNFGLGHLDTFGWVGGFSSAPNTKPAKELLPDPSAAKEKLKLLWVACGNKDGLIRISQGVHAYLKENGVPHVWHVDGHAHDPTEWRNNLYWFAQKLFR
- a CDS encoding endo-1,4-beta-xylanase, which translates into the protein MGRPRPRRLLRASFAIFSLAAIAAGGPAALGQPGGKPADPKAAPAAPAASPSAGETLRHAARGRFLVGAAVSSWGLNDPKVAGLVASQFDSLTAENEFKPASLSRQPGQYRFEAADRFVEFARAHDMKLVGHNLCWHSQAPAWLFRGQDNKPLPRDQALKNLKDHIDAVAGHFKGKVIGWDVVNEAISDAKDEYLRKTPALRAIGDDYIAKAFEFAHAADPGAELYYNDYSNENPVKREKTVRLVRELKAKGVRIDAVGMQCHFVLSDADAIDKLDQSIAAYAAEGVKVAITELDVDVLPRRGRVADIGALEKGGDNPYKEGLPPAVAEAQARFYARLFEVVLKRPGVVNRVTFWGVHDGASWLNGFPVRGRTNHPLLWDRQLKPKPAFGAVLDVLARP
- a CDS encoding LacI family DNA-binding transcriptional regulator — its product is MRSRPTLSDVARECGVTPSTVSRVLNRKASFSTSAAVRRKIEDAAERLGYVPDLAARSLNQRTTRIIAMFASPSTHLAEGIYEPLIEGSLEVLHASDYDVFFDLSAGRRNRVPFWRFDGALLQQSPRPETVEELDLRRVPYVCVNEAVGRPVAQVLADDRMGMRRAVEHLAQLGHRRLAYANARAAYLAHYSIAERHETLLAVAAELGLEVVPGHGPPFADGAGFLRGAVIGGRATAVIAYDHHIAVTLYGVAEGLGLRIPRDFSLIGFNDVFPAPLLPTPLTAVSVPAREMGRCSARQLLNSLAAAEPAATREIRLAEDLVVRRSTAPPPPD